The following DNA comes from Candidatus Nitrospira nitrificans.
TCCTCTGTTCTAAGCCAGGAGCCAATATCTCTCTTGCCCGCACACTATCGTGCCTGACTCCTTGCATCGTCCGAACCGGCGATCAATATCAGGAGGACCAGATCCAGCAAGCCAAGCAGAGAAGACACCCAGTCCAGTTGCCACTCCGTAGTCCATTCAGAAAGCTCCATCGCTCGTCGTCTCTTTCTTACAACCTCAACATACTGACTGATAGTGGGCTGGCGCCGGTTATTCGTCCTAATGCCGTTCGAAGGGGCACGCAGCACGCGGAGATGGGTGTCAATCCGCTGGGGTGACAGGGCTCAAAAGTGTCAATTCTTGGCTCTTCGGAGCAGATTACGGAAGCAACGCGGCCTCCTTCCGGATCGATCACGCGCTGATTTCGCATAAGTTGTTGCATCATCAGGGATCGATGGTACGCTAGGCCTTGTCATTGATCGGCACCAAACCTGCTAGAGCAACCGGTAGGCGGCAACAGAAGCGCCGCAGGTTATGGCCGTCAGTGAACCATCAACAAGGAGGCAGGACGATGTTGAAGGCAATGAGAAAACAAGAGGGGTTCACCCTCATTGAGTTGATGATCGTCGTGGCGATCATCGGGATCCTGGCGGCCATCGCCATTCCCAACTTCATTCAGTATCAGATGCGGTCGCGGACGTCGGAGGCCAAGACCAACCTGAGCGCGATCAAGACGGCGGAATTTGCCTTCCAGGCGGAGCAACGGTGCTTCATGAGCACAGTAGCCGCTCCTGCCGCAATTCCTAACAACGGTGCACTAGTGGCGTGGCCTGGACAGGCTGGTGGTATTGCTGGTCCGACTCCTGGTGGTGCCGTGTGGTGTTTTGATAACGCAGGCGCTCCTTCAACAGCTATTGGTCGCTATGGTGACATCGGCATGGTGCCGGCCGGTTCGGTGCGTTACCAGTATATGACGGCTGCCAGCGCAGCGGCCACGCTGCTGGTTGGTGGTGTGCCGACCCCTGTGAAGGGTGCCTGCGGTAGTCCGGCTCTCGCAGCTGGTCCTGGTAACGCCCCGACGCTGGGATTCGTCGCTCAAGCCCTCGGTGACCTGGACGGCGACGCTGTCAACGGCGATTTCAAAGTGTCGGACCTCGGCAACGTGGTCAACTGTCTGACGAACGAAAGCATATTCTAACTTGTCGTCAGGCTGCAATGTCCGGTCAGGACTCTGTGAGTCCTGACCGGCTTGTACGTTCGAAGCTCGTTTCTCGGAACCTCACCTCTCGGCATGCATCGCGTCATGAGATTCGAAGTGCTTCGTACTAGACGTCGACACCTGCTTTCCTTTCTTGCTCTCATCCTCTTACTCAGCGCCAGTCTGTCCATGCAATACCTGTTGGAACAGCGCGGTCAAGGCCGCGCCGCGAAGCTGGAACAACTTCGACTCTTGCCGAGGGGAGAGGTATTGCGCCCAGCGTTGCTCGGCTATCACCATCTCGGAGCGGACCTTCTGTGGTTGCGGGTCGTGCAAGTGCTCGGAGATCGCGTCGTGCGAGACAAAGACTACGAATGGCTCTATCACGCGCTCGATGTCATCACCACCCTGGATCTCAAGTATGTTTACGCCTACGAGGCAGGAGGGGTCGTGCTTTCCGAATTGGCGACGCGAGTTGACTTGAGCAATAAATTGTTGGAAAAGGGACTCGTTCCTAATCCGGCTTCATGGCAGATTCCGTTTCGATTGGGTTTCAACCACTTTTTTCATCTCGGTGATCATCTCCGGGCCGCCGAATATATGGCTCAGGCGGCTCGAATCCCTGGACCGTTTCCCATCGGCCCACCTCATTACACCGCGAGGCTGGCCTCTCGGCTCTATGTCCAAGGAAAGAACCCTGAGGTGGCGCTTGAGTTTTTAGAGGCGATGCTTGAGCAGACGACCGATGAGTTGGTTCGTGAGAAGCTGCAGCGACGAATCAAACGGGTGAGTCTGGAACGAGATCTTCAAATGCTAGAACAGCTGATCCGGCAGTATACTGCTTCGAAAGGGAGGAGACCTGCTTCGCTCATGGAACTCGTATCAGCCGGGTTACTTCCTGGAATCCCGCTTGAGCCGTATGGTGGTGACTATCTCTATGACTCGAAGACCGGAAAGGTCATCAGCAGCACACACGACGAACGGATGGGGGTCTACGTGCCGGCTGATTCTCTCGCTACACGAGGCGATATCGAATAGAGGTTGCATGGAACACGCAGACAGTATACTCAAGACCGAAGGGCTCACAAAAACG
Coding sequences within:
- a CDS encoding type IV pilin protein, with product MLKAMRKQEGFTLIELMIVVAIIGILAAIAIPNFIQYQMRSRTSEAKTNLSAIKTAEFAFQAEQRCFMSTVAAPAAIPNNGALVAWPGQAGGIAGPTPGGAVWCFDNAGAPSTAIGRYGDIGMVPAGSVRYQYMTAASAAATLLVGGVPTPVKGACGSPALAAGPGNAPTLGFVAQALGDLDGDAVNGDFKVSDLGNVVNCLTNESIF